GGCACGCAGAAACCGCACTGCACGGCACCGCACTTGGCGAGCGCCCGCTGCACGTCCGAGGGCTGCCCGTCGGCGGCGAGGCCCTCGACGGTGCGCACCTCGCTGCCGGCGGAGGTGACGGCGGGCACCAGGCAGGACGCCACGAGCCGGCCATCGACCTGCACGTTGCAGGCGCCGCACTCGCCCTGCGAGCAGCCGTCCTTGGCGCCGGCGAGGCCGAGGCGCTCGCGCAGCACGTAGAGCAGCGACTCGCCGATCCAGGCGTCGCTGACGGGCCGCTCGGTGCCGTTGACGCGCAGGACGTAGGAGGCGAGGGGGTGGTCGTCGTGCGGGGGCGGGGCGGGGGCGGGTTCCTCGGCCGCCGCCGGGTCGTCCCCGGCCCCGGAGGGCTCGACGGAGTCGGCGGACTCGGCGGAGTCGGCGGGCTTCCCGGCCCCGGGTGCGTCGGTGGCCGGCTCCGGCTCCCCGGTCCGCTCCGGGCCCGGGGTGTCCGGGTCGGCCGCGCCGACCGGCTCAGCGGGCTCCTGGGCGGCTTCCGGGGCCTCACCGGCGGGCTCGGGAGCCCGACCGGCGTACGCGTCCCCAGCGGCCGCGGAGGCGTCCCCGGAGGCGTCCGGGGCGCTACCCGGCGCGCTCTCCCCCGCCGCGCGGCCCTCGGCCGGGTGCTCGTCGGCCGGGTGCTCGTCGGGCCGGGCGGGGGGCGGCGGCGCGGTCCATGCCGTGCCGATCTCCTCCGTCGCCCAGGGCGCGGCAGCGCCGCCGGGGAGCGTGGCGGGCGGGGTCCCGCCCCACTGCTCGACCAGAGCCGACGTACTGAACTCACCGGATTCGTCCGGAAGATCACCACCGGCGACCGGAATCGACCACTCACCGGTCACATCGTGACCGGGAGCGGTGCCTTCCGGCGCGGCCGGCTCCTCGAAGGTCCACTGCCCGGTCGAGCCGGGGTTGTACGTGAAACCGTGCTGCGTGGGCGGCGACGGCCGCCCGGCGTTCGGGTCGTGCCACTCGGCACCCCCGGCCGGCATCGCCCAGGTGCCCGGCACGGACGGGTCGGTGCCGGCGGTGTGGGCCGTGTCACCGACCTCTCCCAGGTGGGCGGGGTTGATGGCGTTCGTCGCTATCTGCGGCGGCACATAGCCGTGGCCGGGCGCGGCCAGCGGGCTGTCGGCGGCGAGCAGCGCGTCGATGCCCCCCTCGGGGAGCTGGACGAACGTGGTGGCGCCGTCGTCGTAGTCGCCCTGCGGCAGCCGCTCCCAGCCGCCCTGGCCCCCCTGCTGCGGGGTGCCCTCTCCGTGCTGGTCGTCGGTCACGACAGTGCCCTCCCCAGTGCTCGTCGGGCCAGCGCGGCGACGGTGCGCCGCAGGTGCAGTACGGCGGGCGGAAGCGGTGCCACGGAACCGTCGACCTCGGGGGCCGGGTCCGGGATGCAGGCGGCGGCGACGTACTCGCCGAAGGCCTGGAGCGCCTCGGGCACGAGGGTGCGTTCGCCGTCCCAGTCGATCAGCTGACCGACCCACGCCTCGGCGTCCAGCGGGCGCAGCGGCATCGGCGCTATGGCCCCGACGGCGCACCGCACCCCGCGCCGGGCGGGGTCGAGGACGAGGGCGACGGAGGCGACCGCGCGGCCGGGACCGGTGCGCCCGGTGGCCTTCAGGAAGACCTGGGGGGCGTGCAGCAGCGGCACGCGCACGAAGCCGATGAGTTCACCGGGCCGCAACATCTCCATGCCCGCCAGCAGGTGCGAAACGGGCATCTCGCGCCGGGCCCCGCCCGGGCCCGCGATGATCAGCGTGGCCTCCAGGGCGGCGAGCACGGGCAGCGCGTCCCCGGTGGGGGCGGCCGTCGCGATGTTGCCGCCGAGGGTGCCGGCGTTGCGGATCTGCGGTGGCCCGGCGGCGCGCGCGGCCGCGGCGAGCGCCGGAATGAGCGCCGCGAAATCCGGGCGCCCCATACGGGCGTGCGTCAGTCCCGCCCCCAGGAGGGCATGCCCGTCCTGGTACTGCCAGCCGCGGATCTCGCTGATCCGGCCGAGGCCGACCAGCGCGGCGGGCCTGAGCTGCCCGGAGTTGACCGCGGCCATGAGGTCCGTGCCGCCCGCCACCGGAACCGCCCAGGGCATGGCGGCGAGGGCCGCCACGGCCTCGTCCAGCGAGCCGGGCAGGGTCACGGCCTGCGCCGCCTGCGGTGCGTGCGTGGTCAAACCGGCTGCCCCTTCCCGCTGCCCCACCTGGTCCCCGCCTGTGTTGCCGTACGGTACGTGCTGACAGGGCGGACGTGGCAACTCTGGCACATTCTCGCGAGGCCCGAACGCGGGGGTCCGCTAGGAGGCATTCGCCCACCTCACCCGAGACATGGTCCGTTTTGGTGCGACATCACCCATAGGCGCGCGTTGGTACTTTCGGCCGACTCTCACACCCCTTGTCCCACTCGTTCCCCGTGCGGCCACCGTCGCAGGGCACGCGCTTTCGGTCCTACGTCCTGGCCGCCGCCTCACACGTTCGGGGGCGCCCCCTCGATCGGACGTCCGAGCACACCGGGTCGCCGTTGCCACGGACGCGGGCCCGAAGGCGGCCGATATCCGACCCCCAGGGCGTCAAGTCGCGCGTAGTGGACCGTCATCCGCCGCTCGAAGTCGCCGAAGTCACGCTCGGCGGGGGCCGGCAGCCGGCTCCAGGCCACCTCGGCGAAGGCCGCCAGGCGCGGGAACGTCTGGTAGTCCACGCGCCCCTGGTCCTCCATCACCTCGGTCCACACATTGGCCTGGGCGCCGAGCACATGCCGAGCCTCGTCGCGCGTCAACTCCGGGGGAACCGGCTCGAACCGGAAGACGTCCTCCAGGGTGCGTACGTAGCCGATGGGCACCGGCTCGTCGGGGCCGCCGTCCTGACGGTGGTCCAGATACACCTGCTGCTCGGGGCACATGACCACGTCGTGGCCGGCGCGGGCCGCCGCGACCCCGCCCGCGTACCCCCGCCAGGACGACACGGCGGCCCCCGGCGCCAGGCCGAATCCCGTCGCCGCGCCCCCGCCCTCCAGGATCTCGTCCCATCCGATCAGGCGACGCCCGCGCGCGGCCAGCCAGTTGCCGAAGTGCCGGACGAACCAGGACTGCAGCGCGTCCTCGTCCGCGAGCCCCAGCTCCCGGATCCGGGCCCGCACGGCGGCCGACTCCCGCCACTGGTCCTTGGGGCACTCGTCGCCACCGATGTGCACGAACGCCGAGAACGGGGCGGCATCGGCCGGAAACAGCTCCAGGACCTCCTCGAACACCCCCTCGTAGAAGCGCAGGGTGTGGTCGGTGGGGGCGAGCACGTTCCGGTTGACGCCCCAGGTGTCCCAGACGCCGAGGGCGGCCGTGTCGACGACATCGGTGTTGCCGAGCTCCGGGTACGCGGCGATGGCGGCCTGGCTGTGTCCCGGGACGTCGATCTCGGGGACCACGGTGATGTGCCGTTCCGCCGCGTAGGCGACGATCTCGCGGAGGTCGTCCTGGGTGTAGTGACCGCCGTGCGGCTTCTCCTCCCACAGGGGCGAGGCGCGGTGGCCGGATTTCGTACGCGCCCGCCAGGAGCCGACCTCGGTCAGCCGGGGGTACCGCTTGATCTCGATCCGCCAGCCCTGGTCGTCCGTCAGGTGCAGGTGGAGGACGTTGAGTTTGTGCGCGGCCATCAGGTCCAGATAGCGCAGGATCCCGTCCTTGGGCATGAAGTGCCGGGCGACGTCGAGCATGAGGCCGCGCCAGCGGAAGCGGGGGCCGTCCTCGACCGTGACGTACGGCACGGTCCAGGCGCGGTCCCGGTCGATCGGGGCCCTGCGGTACGCCCCGGGACCGAAAAGCTGACGCAGCGTCTGGGCGCCCCAGAAGACACCGGCCGCGCCGCCGCCCTCGATCAGGACGCCGGAGGCATCGCTGACCAGGCGGTACTCCTCGGGGCCGAGTCCGGGGTCGAGCCGGAGCCCGATGCCGTCCCCCTCCGTGTCGTCGAGCTCGCGTCCCTCGCGCAGCGGCAGGCCGGTGGCGTCCCGCAGGACGGTGCCGAGCCAGTGGCCGACGCCCTCGGTCCCGTCGCAGGCGTGGAGCCGGGAGCGCGCCGTCAGCCGTACCTCGCCGGTGGTGGCGTCGACGGCGCGGGGCGCCGGAATCAGTTCGGGGTTCCGCACATCAGTCCTTGACCGCGCCGCCCAGTCCGGAGACCAGCCGCCGCTGTACGAGTACGAAGAAGACGAGCACCGGGACGGTCATCACCGTGGACGCCGCCATGACACCGCCCCAGTCCGGATCCTCCGGCTTGTAGAAGACCAGGAGGGCCATCGGCAGGGTCGACTGGGAGGTGTCGCTGATGATGAACGACTTGGCGAACAGGAAGTCGTTCCAGGCCGAGATGAAGGAGAAGACGCTGGTGGCCACCAATCCCGGGAAGACGAGCGGGAAAAGGATCTGCCAGAGAAAGCGGGAACGGCTCGCCCCGTCGAGGTAGGCCGCCTCCTCCAGCGCCTCGGGTACGGCCTTCACGAAGCCCCTCAGCATCCAGATCGCGAACGGCAGCGAGAAGGCGATGTGCGGCAGGATCAGCGCGCCCAGGGTGTTGAGTTGGCCGAGGTCCCGCAGCTGGAAGAAGAGCGGGATGGTCAGCGCCTCCACCGGAACCATCTGGGCCACCAGGAACATGATCAGCAGGGTGGTCCGGAATCGGAAGCGGAATCGGGTGACCGCCGTCGCGGCGAGAAACGCGATGAGCGCGGAGGCGACGACCACCGCGCAGGCGACGACGAGGCTGTTGGCGAAGTAGCGGCCGAATTCCTGCTGCCCGAAGACACGGCGGAAGGAATCCAGGGTCGGCGCGAGGGTCCACGGCCGGGGCTCGGACGACTCGATCTCCCCCGCCGGCTTGAAGGCGCTCAACACCATCCAGTAGAGGGGGAACGCCACGACGGCCGCGATGACCAGGGCGGAAGCCTCCGCAGCGAGCCGCCAGGGCCGCCTTACGAAACCCGGTGAATTCACAGCTCCTCCCCCTGTCTGCGCAGCAGTCGCAAATACACCAGGGTGATCACGAGCAGAATCACCAGCATCACCACGCCGATCGCCGAACCGAGGCTGTACTGCGAGGACGCGAAGGCCTTCTGATAGGCGTACACGTTCAGGACGAGGTTCTGGCCCGCGATTCCGCCGCCGCCCGTCATCACATAGATCTGGGTGAAGACCTTGAAGTCCCAGATGATCGACTGAATGGTGACGACGACGAGGATCGGACGGAGCATCGGCGCGAGGACCGACCGCCAGATCCGCCACTGCGAGGCGCCGTCCAGAGCGGCGGCCTCCAGCACCTCGGAGGGCACGGAACGGATACCGGCGTAGACGGTCACCATCACGAACGGGAAGGAACACCAGACCACTTCGAGCAGGACGAGGAAGAAGGCGCTGTAACGCCCGTACGTCCAGGAGTGATCGCCCAGTCCCAGGATCCGGTTGACCGGCCCGAAGTCCGGGTCGAACAGCAGCAGCCAGACCGTGGAGCCGGTGATCGCCGGGGTCGCCCACGCGCCGAGCGCGGCCAGCATCAACGCGAGCCGGGGCACGGCCCGTACTCGTGTCAGCAGCACGGCGAGCGCGCACCCGACGGCGAGTGTGGACACCACACACGCCGCCGCGAACACGACCGTGGCCAGCAGCACCCGCCAGAACTCGGCGTCCCCGAACAACTCGGCGTAGTTCCCGACCCCCTGGAAAGTAGCCGGTTCCCCACCACTGACCTGCGCCTGCGTGTACTCGAAGAGCGATATCAGCCCAAGCTGATAGATGGGATAGAGAAGCAACCCACCGAGGACGACAAGAGCAGGGGCGAGATAAAGCCATGGAGCCCACCCACCCCCGCCCCGATAGGGGCGCGGGGAACTGCGCGACAAACCACGACGCACCCGAGGCCGCCCACGCACAGCACCCCCCACCCCCCCAGGCGCCCCCCGCTCAACCAGCGGAGCCGAACGCATCGTTCATCTGCTTCGCCGCGTCCTCGGACGCCTCGGCCACGTCCTTCTTGCCGCTGACGACCTCCTGGAACATCGTCGGCAGCACCAGCGAGGCGTCGATCTGCGACCAGGCCGGCGAGACGGGCACGAACTTCGTGCCGGACGACAGCGTCTTCACGAACGGCTCGATGAACGGCTCCTCCTTCGCCGCCTCGGCCCGCACGTCCGTGTACGTCGGCAGGAAGCCCATCGCGTCGAAGAGTTCGCCCTGCGTCTCCTTGGACGCCAGCCGCTTCATCAGGTCGACCGCGAGGGTGCGGTGCGTGGTGCTCTTCAGGACGCCGACGTTGTTGCCGCCCGCGAACGCCGGGGCCACCGAACCGGACTTCACGCCCGGCAGCGGTACGACCGCGTACTTGCCCTTGACCTTGCCGGCCTCCACGGCGGCGTGGCTGAAGTCACCGCCGATCGCCATGCCCGCCTTGCCCGCGGCGAACGCGGTGACCGTGTCGTTGCCGCCCATGCTCGCGCACTTGGCGGCGGGGCAGTTGTCGTCGCCGAAGAGCGAGGTGTAGGCCTCGATGCCCTTCTGGGCGGCCGCGCTGTCGATGGTGGAGGCGTACGAGCCGCCCTTGCCCTCGGCTATCTCGCCGCCGTTGGCCCAGACGAAGGGCATGGCGCCGTAGGTGTAGGCGCCGCCGACGACGAGCCCGTACAGGTCGGGCTGGGCCGCGCGGATCCGCTTGGCGGTGGTGGCCAGTTCGTCCAGGGTCTTCGGGGGTTCGAGGCCGAGTTCCTCGAAGACGTCGGTGCGGTAGTACAGGGCGCGGACGCCCACGAAGAACGGCGCCCCGTAGACCTTTCCCTCGACGGTCACGGACGTCTTGGCGGTCGGGTCGGAGTCCTTGGCCTCGGACCAGGAGTTGAAGTCCGCGGTGACGTCGGCGAGTCCGCCGTCCTTCACATAGCCGGCGGTGTCCGTGTTGCCGTACTCGATGACATCGGGGGCGCTCTTGGGGTCGTTGAAGGCGGCCTTGATGCGCTGGGCGCGGGTCTCGACGGGGATGTACTCGACCTTCACCTTCGCGCCGTCGTGCGCCTTCTCGAAGGCGGCGACCACCTTGTCGACGACCTTCTGCTTCGGCTCGTTGCTCACCTCCTGGAAGAGCCAGACGCGGAGGGTGCCGGTCTTCTCGTCCTCCCCGGAGGAGGAGTTGTCGGAGGTCTGGGGGGCGCAGGCGGTCAGCCCGGCGAGGGCCAGTGCCGCTGCGGGCGCGGCGAGTCGGGCGGCGAGCTTCATCGAGCGAATCCTCCGGAGGGGGGAGCGGAGCGTTGCATTCTCTGCAACGGGCGTTCTGCTCTACACAACACACCGGAGGCTATGGAGTACATGAACATGACCACAAGAGGTCTCCACCACCTTGTGATCCACGGAAGCGTTCCGCGCAACGAAGCCCCGCACAAAGGACACGACAAAGCCCGGGGGCACCCGCCGCGCGGGCGCTCCCGAGCCGATCGCGTCCTGGGCTACTTCTTGCCGTCGCCCTGGTCGTCGCCGCCCGCGCCGAGGGATTCGAAGATCTCCTTGCACATGGGGCACACGGGGTACTTCTTCGGGTCGCGGCCCGGGACCCACACCTTGCCGCACAACGCCACGACGGGCGTGCCGTCGAGGGCGCTCGCCATGATCTTGTCCTTCTGGACGTAGTGGGCGAAGCGCTCGTGGTCACCATCGCCGTGCGACGTCTGCGGCGTCGGCTCGACGAGGGTCCCCGTACCAGTCCCGCGCTCGGGCTCAAGAGTGCTCATGACGCCAAGGGTACTGAAGCGCACCCGCATCAGTTGAGCGAAGGGTCGTCCGGGTAGGTGGCCACCATCGCCAGTTCGCTGCGCTGGCGGCGCAGGACCTCGCGCCAAAGGCGTTCCGGGCAGGGCGAGGAGACGTCGCCCGGTTCGGACTCGACGACGTACCAGGCGCCCTCCGCCAGTTCGTCCTCCAACTGGCCGGGCCCCCAGCCGGCGTACCCGGCGAAGATCCGCAGCGAGCCGAGCGCGGACGCCAGCAGCTCCGGCGGGGCCTCCAGGTCGACCAGGCCGATCGCGCCGTGCACGCGCCGCCAGCCGAGCGGGGTCCGGTCCACGGAGCCGCCGCCGGGGATCACCGCGACCCCCAGCGCCGCGTCCAGTTGCACCGGGCCGCCCTGGAAGACGACCCCGGGCTCGCCGGCGAGATCCGCCCAGCCCTCCAGGATGTCGCCGACGTCCACCGGGGTGGGCCGGTTGAGGACCACGCCGAGCGAGCCCTTCTCGTCGTGGTCGAGGAGCAGCACGACAGCGCGGTCGAAGTTCGGGTCCGCCAGGGCGGGCGTGGCCACGAGCAGCCGCCCTGTGAGCGAGGACACCTCGGTCATGCCAGACATGATCCCGCATCCCGCCCGGGTACGGGGAGCCAATGCCCGCAGCGGTGTGCGCGCAGCTCACGGCGCGCGGGGAGCCGACGGGGCGCACGGCCGACACGGTGACCCCGCGTGGCCGGTGATGAACGGTACGTATTGTGGCGAATCCATG
This genomic stretch from Streptomyces deccanensis harbors:
- a CDS encoding 2Fe-2S iron-sulfur cluster-binding protein; the protein is MTDDQHGEGTPQQGGQGGWERLPQGDYDDGATTFVQLPEGGIDALLAADSPLAAPGHGYVPPQIATNAINPAHLGEVGDTAHTAGTDPSVPGTWAMPAGGAEWHDPNAGRPSPPTQHGFTYNPGSTGQWTFEEPAAPEGTAPGHDVTGEWSIPVAGGDLPDESGEFSTSALVEQWGGTPPATLPGGAAAPWATEEIGTAWTAPPPPARPDEHPADEHPAEGRAAGESAPGSAPDASGDASAAAGDAYAGRAPEPAGEAPEAAQEPAEPVGAADPDTPGPERTGEPEPATDAPGAGKPADSAESADSVEPSGAGDDPAAAEEPAPAPPPHDDHPLASYVLRVNGTERPVSDAWIGESLLYVLRERLGLAGAKDGCSQGECGACNVQVDGRLVASCLVPAVTSAGSEVRTVEGLAADGQPSDVQRALAKCGAVQCGFCVPGMAMTVHDLLEGNPAPTDLETRQALCGNLCRCSGYRGVLAAVRDVVAEREAHAAAENEAAADTEEARIPHQAGPGAGGVNPAAYDAQQAPPPAPHDPDRSYGGQGLSFTGPDDSYGGQGQSFGGQDQTFGQDQSYGGQGQSFDGQDQSLGGQDQTFGGQGQSFGGQDQSFGGPGDTYGGQGQSFAGQGDTYGGQGQSFGGQDDSYGGQGRSFGQDGGQA
- a CDS encoding DUF3039 domain-containing protein, producing the protein MSTLEPERGTGTGTLVEPTPQTSHGDGDHERFAHYVQKDKIMASALDGTPVVALCGKVWVPGRDPKKYPVCPMCKEIFESLGAGGDDQGDGKK
- a CDS encoding beta-N-acetylhexosaminidase — protein: MRNPELIPAPRAVDATTGEVRLTARSRLHACDGTEGVGHWLGTVLRDATGLPLREGRELDDTEGDGIGLRLDPGLGPEEYRLVSDASGVLIEGGGAAGVFWGAQTLRQLFGPGAYRRAPIDRDRAWTVPYVTVEDGPRFRWRGLMLDVARHFMPKDGILRYLDLMAAHKLNVLHLHLTDDQGWRIEIKRYPRLTEVGSWRARTKSGHRASPLWEEKPHGGHYTQDDLREIVAYAAERHITVVPEIDVPGHSQAAIAAYPELGNTDVVDTAALGVWDTWGVNRNVLAPTDHTLRFYEGVFEEVLELFPADAAPFSAFVHIGGDECPKDQWRESAAVRARIRELGLADEDALQSWFVRHFGNWLAARGRRLIGWDEILEGGGAATGFGLAPGAAVSSWRGYAGGVAAARAGHDVVMCPEQQVYLDHRQDGGPDEPVPIGYVRTLEDVFRFEPVPPELTRDEARHVLGAQANVWTEVMEDQGRVDYQTFPRLAAFAEVAWSRLPAPAERDFGDFERRMTVHYARLDALGVGYRPPSGPRPWQRRPGVLGRPIEGAPPNV
- a CDS encoding YqgE/AlgH family protein, translating into MTEVSSLTGRLLVATPALADPNFDRAVVLLLDHDEKGSLGVVLNRPTPVDVGDILEGWADLAGEPGVVFQGGPVQLDAALGVAVIPGGGSVDRTPLGWRRVHGAIGLVDLEAPPELLASALGSLRIFAGYAGWGPGQLEDELAEGAWYVVESEPGDVSSPCPERLWREVLRRQRSELAMVATYPDDPSLN
- a CDS encoding extracellular solute-binding protein, which codes for MKLAARLAAPAAALALAGLTACAPQTSDNSSSGEDEKTGTLRVWLFQEVSNEPKQKVVDKVVAAFEKAHDGAKVKVEYIPVETRAQRIKAAFNDPKSAPDVIEYGNTDTAGYVKDGGLADVTADFNSWSEAKDSDPTAKTSVTVEGKVYGAPFFVGVRALYYRTDVFEELGLEPPKTLDELATTAKRIRAAQPDLYGLVVGGAYTYGAMPFVWANGGEIAEGKGGSYASTIDSAAAQKGIEAYTSLFGDDNCPAAKCASMGGNDTVTAFAAGKAGMAIGGDFSHAAVEAGKVKGKYAVVPLPGVKSGSVAPAFAGGNNVGVLKSTTHRTLAVDLMKRLASKETQGELFDAMGFLPTYTDVRAEAAKEEPFIEPFVKTLSSGTKFVPVSPAWSQIDASLVLPTMFQEVVSGKKDVAEASEDAAKQMNDAFGSAG
- a CDS encoding carbohydrate ABC transporter permease, coding for MRSAPLVERGAPGGVGGAVRGRPRVRRGLSRSSPRPYRGGGGWAPWLYLAPALVVLGGLLLYPIYQLGLISLFEYTQAQVSGGEPATFQGVGNYAELFGDAEFWRVLLATVVFAAACVVSTLAVGCALAVLLTRVRAVPRLALMLAALGAWATPAITGSTVWLLLFDPDFGPVNRILGLGDHSWTYGRYSAFFLVLLEVVWCSFPFVMVTVYAGIRSVPSEVLEAAALDGASQWRIWRSVLAPMLRPILVVVTIQSIIWDFKVFTQIYVMTGGGGIAGQNLVLNVYAYQKAFASSQYSLGSAIGVVMLVILLVITLVYLRLLRRQGEEL
- a CDS encoding carbohydrate ABC transporter permease codes for the protein MNSPGFVRRPWRLAAEASALVIAAVVAFPLYWMVLSAFKPAGEIESSEPRPWTLAPTLDSFRRVFGQQEFGRYFANSLVVACAVVVASALIAFLAATAVTRFRFRFRTTLLIMFLVAQMVPVEALTIPLFFQLRDLGQLNTLGALILPHIAFSLPFAIWMLRGFVKAVPEALEEAAYLDGASRSRFLWQILFPLVFPGLVATSVFSFISAWNDFLFAKSFIISDTSQSTLPMALLVFYKPEDPDWGGVMAASTVMTVPVLVFFVLVQRRLVSGLGGAVKD
- a CDS encoding FAD binding domain-containing protein, with the translated sequence MTTHAPQAAQAVTLPGSLDEAVAALAAMPWAVPVAGGTDLMAAVNSGQLRPAALVGLGRISEIRGWQYQDGHALLGAGLTHARMGRPDFAALIPALAAAARAAGPPQIRNAGTLGGNIATAAPTGDALPVLAALEATLIIAGPGGARREMPVSHLLAGMEMLRPGELIGFVRVPLLHAPQVFLKATGRTGPGRAVASVALVLDPARRGVRCAVGAIAPMPLRPLDAEAWVGQLIDWDGERTLVPEALQAFGEYVAAACIPDPAPEVDGSVAPLPPAVLHLRRTVAALARRALGRALS